One window from the genome of Pseudomonas frederiksbergensis encodes:
- a CDS encoding DUF6124 family protein, with protein MVKHSPNPPQKEYRSRVEKIEEQCLEDATNRALDYYLKPQPAPPPEPDKDQLFIVSPHIDTETLLANASEDLLSISTIAADLADDIDESRRCIALAISRMADGVQLLVERALDHLETKGVAASAAKG; from the coding sequence ATGGTCAAGCATTCACCGAATCCACCGCAGAAAGAATACAGATCCCGCGTCGAAAAAATCGAAGAACAATGCCTCGAAGACGCCACCAACCGCGCCCTCGACTACTACCTAAAACCCCAACCCGCCCCGCCGCCGGAACCCGATAAAGACCAGCTCTTCATCGTCTCCCCGCACATCGACACCGAAACCCTGCTCGCCAACGCCTCCGAAGACCTGCTCTCCATCAGCACCATCGCCGCCGACCTGGCCGACGACATCGACGAATCACGCCGCTGCATCGCCCTGGCGATCAGCCGCATGGCCGATGGGGTTCAGTTGCTGGTTGAGCGAGCGTTGGATCATTTGGAAACGAAGGGGGTGGCAGCGTCAGCTGCCAAGGGATAG
- the tagQ gene encoding type VI secretion system-associated lipoprotein TagQ: protein MLFSRKPLASVSKRHLLLVAVGFSTVLTGCATSPTSKVASSTKVEYYPNCYEPVQHLRSTEGNMTKSVVTGAAVGAVGGALLGALTADKEDRGRNAAIGAAGGAFAGGAAGYYTERQKQIADDNMRIASYAADVSKSASDIDRSTAYARASQQCYQNAFSKLVADRKAKTVNDTEGRKRLAEIVAGLKESNDLIVAVNGKAAEDLNNYTQAYEKDLQQVGVQRTDVVTVATADTTQVVAQTSTKTKKIVKPAKKPPVLPTVPKEAVATEKTLQTAKAKQDESKQVASAGTTQVNSMCKNPDLGDWAPVPCPNV, encoded by the coding sequence ATGCTTTTCTCCCGTAAACCTTTGGCTTCGGTTTCCAAGCGTCACCTGCTGCTGGTCGCTGTCGGCTTCAGCACCGTACTGACCGGTTGCGCCACGTCGCCGACCTCCAAGGTCGCGTCGAGCACCAAGGTCGAGTACTACCCGAACTGCTACGAGCCGGTGCAACATCTGCGTTCCACCGAAGGCAACATGACCAAGTCGGTCGTCACCGGCGCAGCCGTCGGTGCCGTCGGTGGTGCGCTGCTGGGCGCCCTGACCGCCGATAAGGAAGACCGTGGTCGCAACGCCGCCATCGGTGCCGCGGGCGGCGCCTTCGCCGGTGGTGCTGCCGGTTACTACACCGAACGCCAGAAGCAGATCGCCGACGACAACATGCGCATCGCCTCCTACGCCGCCGACGTCAGCAAGAGCGCTTCGGACATCGACCGCAGCACCGCGTACGCAAGGGCTTCCCAGCAGTGCTACCAGAACGCATTCAGCAAACTGGTTGCCGACCGCAAGGCCAAGACTGTCAACGACACCGAGGGTCGCAAGCGCCTGGCGGAAATCGTCGCTGGCCTGAAAGAGTCGAACGACCTGATCGTTGCGGTGAACGGCAAGGCTGCCGAAGACCTGAACAACTACACCCAGGCTTACGAGAAAGACCTGCAGCAAGTGGGTGTGCAGCGTACCGACGTGGTGACCGTAGCGACGGCTGACACTACCCAGGTTGTGGCGCAGACCAGTACCAAGACCAAGAAAATCGTGAAGCCGGCGAAGAAGCCACCGGTGCTGCCAACCGTGCCCAAAGAAGCGGTCGCCACCGAGAAGACCCTGCAGACCGCCAAGGCCAAGCAGGATGAAAGCAAGCAGGTTGCCAGCGCGGGTACTACTCAGGTGAACAGCATGTGCAAAAACCCGGACCTGGGTGACTGGGCTCCGGTGCCTTGCCCGAATGTTTGA